The proteins below come from a single Bactrocera dorsalis isolate Fly_Bdor chromosome 5, ASM2337382v1, whole genome shotgun sequence genomic window:
- the LOC105222477 gene encoding uncharacterized protein LOC105222477, giving the protein MSAYELSKRVQVRFAVVIVLLLLCLKAHYAEAAPTTDRSFAYAKAQAIKKSGGNPDTSAYFRRDPYGANTYAFGFEVNDNRTGNIQFRDERRYVNGSVEGSFGHVRPDGRVIVTHFLSDNERGFLHETRTFESGDSQQWKAHWPTKRPSIHMQRPQDMPTGAVVYDKDLHLNVTNSKVPEPLANALNEQHAIDVNAVAHAENAMGDLAIQDIIDGKVPLQTKQAKAETHIGFESVHDFLPTNFPIVPFILPPMLGGLDVSGDKSVPKNASSPTGHEAKHNQQQTKYNEAKVNNSEKFVNVQELEKSAVTKTKLASSTKALPLTTKAPLLTTKAPPSATKADKELIAKEQPTPLAKVPEGATFVNGTWYQQLIDQSRNEFLSNLSDNP; this is encoded by the exons ATGTCCGCCTATGAACTAAGCAAGCGCGTACAAGTCcgctttgctgttgttattgtt CTTTTGTTGTTATGCCTAAAAGCACACTACGCTGAAGCAGCGCCAACAACAGACCGAAGCTTTGCTTACGCCAAGGCACAGGCTATAAAGAAATCTGGTGGCAACCCGGATACAAGCGCTTATTTTCGACGCGATCCCTATG GCGCCAACACGTATGCATTTGGGTTTGAGGTTAACGACAATCGCACCGGCAACATACAGTTCCGCGACGAGCGACGCTATGTAAACGGCAGCGTGGAGGGCTCTTTTGGGCACGTACGACCCGATGGGCGTGTCATTGTCACACACTTCCTCTCGGACAATGAACGCGGCTTTCTGCACGAGACACGCACCTTTGAGTCAGGCGACAGCCAGCAGTGGAAAGCGCATTGGCCCACCAAGCGGCCAAGCATACACATGCAAAGGCCACAGGATATGCCCACCGGTGCTGTGGTATATGATAAGGACCTACACTTGAATGTGACGAACAGTAAAGTGCCGGAGCCGCTGGCCAACGCGCTCAATGAACAACACGCCATCGACGTGAACGCTGTTGCGCATGCGGAAAATGCCATGGGAGATTTGGCCATACAAGATATTATCGATGGCAAGGTGCCGTTGCAGACGAAGCAGGCTAAAGCAGAGACACACATTGGCTTTGAGTCAGTGCATGATTTTCTACCAACCAATTTTCCAATTGTCCCTTTTATATTGCCACCAATGTTGGGTGGGCTTGATGTAAGTGGTGACAAATCGGTGCCTAAAAACGCTAGCAGTCCAACAGGTCATGAAGCTAAGCACAATCAGCAGCAGACTAAATATAATGAGGCCAAGGTAAATAATtcggaaaaatttgtaaatgttcaGGAGCTCGAGAAAAGTGCAGTGACGAAGACAAAGCTTGCATCCTCAACCAAAGCGCTTCCTTTGACGACCAAAGCACCTCTTTTGACCACCAAAGCGCCTCCTTCGGCTACCAAAGCTGACAAAGAACTTATTGCCAAGGAGCAACCTACTCCATTGGCCAAAGTTCCGGAGGGCGCAACATTCGTGAATGGCACCTGGTACCAGCAACTAATTGACCAGTCCAGAAATGAGTTTCTCAGTAATTTATCCGATAACCCGTAA